A genome region from Methanobacterium aggregans includes the following:
- a CDS encoding respiratory chain complex I subunit 1 family protein has product MNTLMAKILLNVLIAFLVGSLLFGLQRKIMARIQMRPGPPIIQHLLHTIKFFIKESAFPRTAAMPFYIAITAMLSLIWIAAVIVGPVMGGSLLIIFAIYAIHKIVEHNAGSSSGSPYGKLSCVRAVFSAAAEVPLFAVIILIYLKTGTMGISEIVSYQSIHGPLIYSLPLVAMMFFVLILSKAPYSPFAITKGKDIISGYETEHFGLLRGYLMISESIAWYMLLWIFLTVFIGPLGVIGYLVGMVILTAVTAFICATTPLLNPNHSVMLQVSLAFLGIVGSLLLMPVL; this is encoded by the coding sequence ATGAATACATTAATGGCAAAAATCCTGTTAAACGTTCTTATCGCATTTCTGGTGGGAAGCCTGCTCTTTGGACTTCAAAGAAAAATAATGGCAAGGATACAGATGAGACCGGGACCACCCATCATCCAGCACCTTCTTCACACAATAAAATTCTTCATAAAGGAATCTGCATTTCCCCGCACAGCAGCAATGCCATTTTACATTGCAATAACTGCAATGTTATCACTCATATGGATTGCTGCAGTCATAGTGGGTCCTGTGATGGGAGGTTCACTCCTCATAATCTTTGCAATATATGCAATTCACAAGATCGTTGAGCACAATGCAGGATCCTCATCAGGTTCACCCTACGGTAAACTCAGCTGTGTCAGAGCAGTTTTCTCAGCAGCAGCTGAAGTACCATTATTTGCAGTTATAATACTCATCTACCTGAAAACAGGTACCATGGGAATCAGTGAAATAGTAAGTTACCAATCCATTCACGGACCATTAATCTACAGCTTGCCACTTGTTGCAATGATGTTCTTCGTGCTGATACTTTCAAAGGCACCCTACTCCCCATTTGCAATAACCAAGGGAAAGGATATTATTTCAGGGTATGAAACAGAACACTTCGGACTCTTAAGAGGATATCTGATGATATCAGAGTCAATAGCATGGTACATGCTCCTATGGATATTCCTGACAGTTTTCATAGGACCCCTTGGAGTGATCGGCTACCTGGTTGGAATGGTTATTTTAACGGCGGTAACAGCATTCATATGTGCAACAACACCACTTCTAAATCCAAACCATTCAGTAATGCTCCAGGTGTCCCTGGCATTCCTTGGAATTGTGGGTTCACTGTTACTCATGCCTGTACTTTAA
- a CDS encoding hydrogenase has translation MEEQEKDTIFFMALAVSGAVLASGLAAFLQWMVVIPLTVAVFLILILTALQYKKNANHFSENAETWAMIIVLIGFICSFIYLYRPA, from the coding sequence ATGGAAGAACAAGAAAAAGACACCATATTTTTCATGGCTCTGGCTGTTTCTGGAGCTGTACTTGCCAGTGGACTTGCTGCATTCCTGCAGTGGATGGTTGTCATACCACTGACTGTTGCAGTGTTTCTCATACTAATATTAACGGCACTTCAATACAAAAAGAATGCAAACCATTTCTCAGAGAATGCAGAAACTTGGGCCATGATCATAGTTCTTATAGGGTTCATATGTTCCTTCATATACCTTTACAGACCTGCATAA
- a CDS encoding DUF788 domain-containing protein, with amino-acid sequence MDQLRIISWLTFIISVGAILYALIFNIPDWMVYAISLIFIPTVLLSFGLLAMAKGSKEEEEAKRKEPFIGY; translated from the coding sequence ATGGACCAATTGAGGATAATAAGCTGGCTTACGTTCATAATTTCTGTTGGGGCTATACTTTACGCCCTGATATTCAACATACCTGACTGGATGGTGTATGCAATTTCACTCATATTTATACCCACAGTACTACTGTCCTTTGGGCTTTTAGCCATGGCAAAGGGCAGTAAGGAAGAGGAAGAAGCTAAAAGAAAGGAGCCATTTATTGGATACTAG